Proteins co-encoded in one Actinobacillus succinogenes 130Z genomic window:
- the pepP gene encoding Xaa-Pro aminopeptidase codes for MDLTYMAELPKDEFVARRSELFARMADNSAAVVFSAREQTRNNDCTYPFRQDSYFWYLTGFNEPDAVLLLVKKNQQNLTALFLRPKDPLMETWNGRRLGVENAPNTLTLDQAYSVDEFVVRFGEITEHTEKFYYTVGVQPWGDALLEKSAVDFSEVSSWRVMLDEMRLFKSANEIRLMQQAGQITALGHIRAMQETRPNRFEYEIESEILHEFNRFGARFPSYNTIVAGGENACILHYTENDQPLKDGDLVLIDAGCEFAMYAGDITRTFPVNGKFSRPQREIYQLVLKAQKRAIELLVAGNSIQQANDEVVRIKVEGLLELGILQGDAEELIAADAHREFYMHGLGHWLGLDVHDVGSYGNADQNGDRNSKKRDRTLDVGMVLTVEPGLYISPKSNVPEQYKGIGVRIEDNVLITEYGNKILTCAAPKEIDDIEALMANSI; via the coding sequence ATGGATTTAACCTATATGGCGGAATTGCCGAAAGACGAATTTGTAGCGCGGCGAAGCGAATTGTTTGCCCGAATGGCGGATAATTCCGCGGCGGTCGTTTTTTCTGCACGCGAGCAAACCCGCAATAACGATTGCACTTATCCTTTTCGTCAGGACAGCTATTTTTGGTATCTCACCGGTTTTAATGAACCCGATGCGGTATTATTGTTGGTGAAAAAAAATCAGCAGAATTTGACCGCACTTTTCCTGCGCCCGAAGGATCCCTTAATGGAAACCTGGAACGGACGTCGATTAGGCGTGGAAAATGCGCCGAATACGCTGACGCTGGATCAGGCTTACTCCGTTGACGAATTTGTGGTACGCTTTGGCGAAATAACGGAACATACGGAAAAATTCTATTATACCGTTGGCGTTCAGCCTTGGGGCGATGCATTACTGGAAAAAAGTGCGGTTGATTTTAGTGAAGTTTCGAGCTGGCGCGTGATGTTGGATGAAATGCGTCTGTTCAAGTCGGCGAATGAAATCCGTTTAATGCAACAGGCGGGCCAGATTACCGCACTGGGACATATCCGCGCCATGCAGGAAACCCGTCCGAATCGGTTCGAATATGAAATCGAAAGCGAAATCCTGCACGAATTTAACCGCTTCGGTGCGAGATTTCCTTCTTATAACACTATTGTTGCCGGTGGTGAAAACGCTTGCATTCTGCATTATACCGAGAACGATCAACCGCTGAAAGACGGCGATTTGGTGCTGATTGACGCCGGTTGCGAGTTCGCCATGTATGCGGGCGATATTACCCGTACTTTTCCGGTCAACGGTAAATTCAGCAGACCTCAGCGGGAGATTTACCAGCTCGTTTTAAAAGCGCAGAAACGTGCTATTGAATTGTTGGTGGCGGGTAATTCCATTCAGCAGGCAAACGATGAAGTGGTGCGTATTAAAGTCGAAGGTTTACTGGAACTCGGTATTTTGCAAGGCGATGCGGAGGAGTTGATTGCCGCCGACGCCCATCGTGAATTTTATATGCACGGCTTGGGACATTGGCTGGGGCTGGATGTGCATGATGTAGGCAGTTACGGCAATGCGGATCAGAACGGAGACCGAAACTCGAAAAAGCGCGACCGCACTTTAGACGTCGGCATGGTGTTAACGGTGGAACCGGGTCTGTATATTTCGCCGAAATCTAACGTGCCGGAACAATATAAAGGTATCGGCGTGCGGATTGAAGATAACGTATTGATTACGGAATACGGGAATAAAATTTTAACCTGCGCGGCACCGAAGGAAATTGACGATATTGAAGCCTTAATGGCGAACAGTATTTAA
- the groL gene encoding chaperonin GroEL (60 kDa chaperone family; promotes refolding of misfolded polypeptides especially under stressful conditions; forms two stacked rings of heptamers to form a barrel-shaped 14mer; ends can be capped by GroES; misfolded proteins enter the barrel where they are refolded when GroES binds), whose amino-acid sequence MAAKDVKFGNDARVKMLAGVNVLADAVKVTLGPKGRNVILDKSFGAPTITKDGVSVAREIELEDKFENMGAQMVKEVASKANDAAGDGTTTATVLAQAIVNEGLKAVAAGMNPMDLKRGIDKAVAAVVSELKALSKPCETSKEIEQVGTISANSDSIVGQLIAQAMEKVGKEGVITVEDGTGLEDELDVVEGMQFDRGYLSPYFINKPETATVEMDNPYILLVDKKISNIRELLPVLEAVAKAGKPLLIIAEDVEGEALATLVVNTMRGIVKVAAVKAPGFGDRRKAMLQDIAILTAGTVISEEIGMELEKAALEDLGQAKRVVINKDNTTIIDGVGDEAQIKGRVAQIRQQIEESTSDYDKEKLQERVAKLAGGVAVIKVGAATEVEMKEKKDRVEDALHATRAAVEEGIVAGGGVALIRAASKAAANLQGDNEEQNVGIKLALRAMEAPLRQIVANAGEEASVVASAVKNGEGNYGYNAGTEEYGDMIAMGILDPTKVTRSALQFAASIAGLMITTEAMVTELPKDDKLDPSAAMGGMGGMGGMM is encoded by the coding sequence ATGGCAGCAAAAGACGTTAAATTCGGTAATGATGCGCGCGTAAAAATGTTAGCGGGCGTAAACGTATTGGCAGATGCGGTAAAAGTGACCTTAGGTCCTAAAGGTCGTAACGTGATTTTAGACAAATCTTTCGGCGCACCGACCATCACCAAAGACGGCGTTTCCGTTGCGCGTGAAATCGAATTGGAAGATAAATTCGAAAACATGGGCGCACAAATGGTAAAAGAAGTGGCGTCTAAAGCAAATGATGCCGCGGGCGACGGTACCACCACCGCAACGGTTTTAGCGCAAGCTATTGTCAACGAAGGCTTAAAAGCCGTGGCGGCGGGTATGAACCCGATGGATTTAAAACGCGGTATCGACAAAGCGGTGGCGGCAGTGGTATCCGAATTGAAAGCCCTTTCCAAACCTTGCGAAACGTCGAAAGAAATCGAACAGGTGGGGACGATTTCCGCAAATAGTGACAGCATTGTCGGTCAATTAATCGCGCAAGCCATGGAAAAAGTAGGTAAAGAAGGCGTGATTACCGTTGAAGACGGCACCGGTCTGGAAGACGAATTGGATGTCGTTGAAGGTATGCAATTCGATCGCGGTTATTTATCGCCGTACTTCATCAACAAACCGGAAACCGCAACGGTTGAAATGGATAATCCGTATATTTTATTGGTGGATAAAAAAATCTCCAATATCCGCGAATTATTACCGGTTTTAGAAGCCGTGGCTAAAGCGGGCAAACCGTTATTAATCATCGCAGAAGATGTGGAAGGCGAAGCGTTGGCAACTTTAGTGGTTAACACCATGCGCGGTATCGTGAAAGTGGCGGCGGTGAAAGCGCCGGGCTTCGGCGATCGTCGTAAAGCTATGTTGCAAGACATCGCAATTCTTACCGCCGGTACCGTCATTTCCGAAGAAATCGGTATGGAACTGGAAAAAGCCGCATTGGAAGATTTAGGTCAGGCTAAACGTGTCGTTATTAACAAAGACAACACAACCATTATCGACGGCGTAGGCGATGAAGCGCAAATCAAAGGTCGTGTAGCACAAATTCGTCAACAAATCGAAGAATCCACTTCCGATTACGACAAAGAAAAACTGCAAGAACGTGTGGCGAAACTTGCCGGCGGTGTCGCAGTCATTAAAGTCGGTGCGGCAACCGAAGTGGAAATGAAAGAGAAAAAAGACCGCGTGGAAGACGCGTTGCACGCAACCCGCGCTGCGGTTGAAGAAGGTATCGTTGCCGGCGGCGGCGTCGCTTTAATTCGGGCTGCAAGCAAAGCGGCGGCAAATCTGCAAGGCGATAATGAAGAACAAAACGTCGGTATCAAACTGGCATTACGTGCAATGGAAGCGCCGCTTCGTCAAATCGTAGCCAATGCCGGCGAAGAAGCTTCCGTGGTTGCCAGCGCAGTGAAAAACGGCGAAGGTAACTACGGTTATAATGCCGGTACGGAAGAATACGGCGATATGATCGCAATGGGTATTTTGGATCCGACTAAAGTAACCCGTTCCGCATTACAATTCGCGGCATCTATCGCAGGTTTAATGATTACCACTGAAGCGATGGTAACCGAATTGCCGAAAGACGATAAATTAGACCCGTCTGCAGCAATGGGCGGCATGGGTGGAATGGGCGGCATGATGTAA
- a CDS encoding co-chaperone GroES, translating into MAIRPLHDRVIIKREEVETLSAGGIVLTGSAATKSTRAKVLAVGKGRVLENGTVQPLDVKVGDTVIFNDGYGVKAEKIDGEEVLIISENDILAIVE; encoded by the coding sequence ATGGCAATTCGTCCTTTACACGATCGTGTAATTATTAAACGTGAAGAAGTAGAAACCCTTTCTGCCGGCGGTATCGTATTAACCGGTTCCGCAGCGACAAAATCCACCCGAGCCAAAGTCTTGGCGGTAGGTAAAGGTCGCGTGCTGGAAAACGGCACAGTACAGCCTTTGGACGTTAAAGTGGGCGACACCGTCATTTTCAACGACGGCTACGGCGTAAAAGCGGAAAAAATCGACGGCGAAGAAGTATTAATCATTTCTGAAAACGATATTTTAGCGATTGTCGAATAA
- the tatA gene encoding Sec-independent protein translocase subunit TatA: MGGISIWQLLIIVAIVVLLFGTKKLRTLGSDLGESVKGFKKAMAEEPKDAEFKSLDKAENTAQTKKEEKEKEQA, from the coding sequence ATGGGTGGTATTAGTATTTGGCAACTGCTGATTATTGTGGCAATCGTCGTATTGTTATTCGGTACCAAAAAATTACGTACGCTGGGTTCCGATCTGGGCGAATCCGTCAAAGGCTTCAAAAAGGCGATGGCGGAAGAACCGAAAGATGCCGAATTCAAGTCTTTAGATAAAGCGGAAAACACGGCGCAAACTAAAAAAGAAGAAAAAGAGAAAGAACAGGCATAA
- the tatB gene encoding Sec-independent protein translocase protein TatB: MFDIGFSELLLIFIVGLVVLGPQRMPVAVRTVMKWVRTVRGLAANVQNELSQELKLQELQESIKKAENLNLKTLSPDLAKTVDELKASAEKMKADLDKQASDANKTLEEQIKDVREANFRQSQSQADEVAETLEKTPQNATALESENLQTATTEVAENTAATMSNEASLDEQLAKYIDQYHPAEDVQPVSSSEKNV, encoded by the coding sequence GTGTTTGATATCGGTTTTTCTGAATTACTGCTGATTTTTATTGTGGGTCTGGTGGTTCTGGGCCCGCAACGTATGCCTGTAGCCGTCCGTACGGTAATGAAATGGGTGCGAACCGTTCGCGGTTTAGCGGCCAACGTGCAAAACGAGCTATCGCAGGAACTGAAATTACAGGAATTGCAGGAAAGCATTAAAAAAGCGGAAAATCTTAATCTGAAAACCCTTTCGCCGGATTTGGCAAAAACCGTGGATGAACTGAAAGCGTCGGCGGAGAAAATGAAAGCGGATTTGGATAAGCAGGCGTCGGATGCAAACAAAACCCTTGAAGAGCAGATTAAGGATGTACGTGAAGCGAATTTCCGGCAATCTCAGAGCCAAGCGGATGAAGTAGCGGAAACGTTAGAAAAAACGCCGCAAAATGCGACCGCACTTGAAAGTGAAAATTTGCAAACCGCTACGACGGAAGTCGCCGAAAATACCGCAGCAACCATGTCAAACGAAGCTTCGCTGGACGAACAGTTAGCAAAGTATATTGATCAATACCATCCTGCCGAGGATGTTCAACCCGTATCTTCTTCAGAGAAAAACGTATGA
- the tatC gene encoding twin-arginine translocase subunit TatC yields MNQVEETQPLISHLVELRNRLLRCLVCILLVFCALVYFSNDIYHLIATPLLNAMPQGSTMIATNVAAPFFTPIKLTGIAAIFLSVPFLLYQIWAFVAPALYQHEKRLVYPLLISSTILFYLGVAFAYYVVFPLVFSFLTGTTPEGVAMATDISSYLDFVLTLFLAFGICFEVPVAIILLCWSGVTTPEDLKSKRPYIIVTAFVAGMLLTPPDIFSQTLLAIPMCLLFEVGVICARFYRPRGDDDQQSAVEN; encoded by the coding sequence ATGAATCAGGTGGAAGAAACTCAACCGCTTATTTCCCATCTTGTGGAACTGCGTAATCGCTTATTGCGTTGCCTAGTTTGCATTTTGCTGGTTTTCTGCGCGTTGGTTTATTTTTCCAATGATATTTATCATCTAATTGCCACGCCGTTGCTGAATGCGATGCCGCAAGGTTCTACCATGATCGCTACCAACGTAGCGGCGCCCTTTTTTACGCCGATTAAGCTGACGGGTATTGCGGCGATTTTTTTGTCGGTGCCGTTTTTGCTGTATCAAATCTGGGCGTTTGTCGCACCGGCGCTGTATCAGCATGAGAAACGTCTGGTTTACCCGTTATTGATTTCCAGTACGATTTTGTTTTATCTCGGCGTTGCCTTTGCGTATTACGTGGTTTTTCCGTTGGTGTTCAGTTTTCTGACCGGCACCACCCCCGAAGGTGTGGCGATGGCGACGGACATTAGCAGTTATCTGGATTTTGTGTTAACCCTGTTTCTGGCTTTCGGCATCTGTTTTGAAGTGCCGGTGGCAATTATACTGTTGTGTTGGAGTGGCGTGACGACGCCGGAAGATTTAAAAAGCAAACGTCCGTATATCATTGTTACCGCATTTGTCGCTGGCATGCTACTGACGCCACCGGATATTTTTTCACAGACTTTATTGGCGATTCCGATGTGTTTGTTATTTGAAGTGGGCGTGATTTGTGCAAGATTTTATCGCCCGAGAGGCGATGATGATCAGCAAAGTGCGGTCGAAAATTAA